One stretch of Tribolium castaneum strain GA2 chromosome 5, icTriCast1.1, whole genome shotgun sequence DNA includes these proteins:
- the LOC100142459 gene encoding solute carrier family 12 member 9, producing the protein MKWWTNWKRNSSRKIYPFIAGIGNYGEMLAPEAGSTNNPDVADKTPLVGHSRGFMKKIAGLLGQNEGPSSDSGPSYVEFGSFTEQSETRTLGTFAGVFSPVTLSMFSALIFLRMGYIVGNAGLLVTLAQFMIAYLILVFTVSSICAISTNGAVEGGGAYFMISRTLGPEFGGSIGTLFFMANIVSSALCIAGCVEGLVENFGPSGYLVKGLIPDGHWWQFLYCVSLNTLNLLICLIGAAMFAKTTVIILTIVSICLGITIFSFLYQGPKQVAVPDSNSLIFQNETIRVFENYTGLYTETLRSNLWQQYGKDYTANGELVNFASVFGVLFSGVTGIMAGANMSGELKNPGKSIPSGTLSAVGFTLIVYIMVSFFTAFTCTADLMQNNYLFMAGVSVFPPSVAIGLLTATWSAALSNVIGGSRVLEALAKDNVFGPLLSFIPKGTWKGNPVAAVLVSWLLVQLVLFIGSLNIIAQLNSVLFLLSYLATNLACLGLELASAPNFRPSFKYFTWHTAFIGLLGTIIMMFVISPIYAACSILLCLCLVVFLHLFSPSKEAHWGSISQALIFHQVRKYLLLLDSRKDHVKFWRPQMLLLVNSPRSACPLIDFINDLKKGGLYVLGHVVKGDPDLPGPDPTLDMQLHWLNLVDHLKVKAFVELTVAPSVRDGLRHLARLSGMGAMKPNTVVLGFLDEEHQQDFLQSSDSSYQNNDFGNDVFPLNSQEKLEALEYVQMMGDVLKMNKNLCLCRNFSRLKKDTKKNWSKKYIDVWPVNFLNPGEMDAFDTTSLFMMQLACIVNMVPLWSRLKLRLCICDEARQTRFTLSPNGQSHMEKLNLLLKRLRIAAVPFPVPGWSNVIESHGNHMETYLKSVNNLILQQTSDTVVTFIYLPPPPNDDSEAEAYYQKLDIISRDLPPTMFVHGVSTVTSTTL; encoded by the exons ATGAAATGGTGGACAAATTGGAAAAGAAACTCCAGTCGAAAAATTTACCCGTTTATTGCAGGAATCGGGAATTA TGGCGAAATGTTAGCCCCTGAGGCAGGCTCAACGAACAACCCCGATGTGGCCGATAAGACCCCTTTAGTGGGCCACAGTCGCGgctttatgaaaaaaatcgctggtCTTTTGGGCCAAAATGAGGGGCCGTCGAGTGACTCAGGCCCTAGTTATGTCGAGTTTGGGTCTTTCACTGAACAATCAGAGACCAGGACTTTGGGAACGTTTGCGGGAGTTTTCAGTCCCGTGACCTTATCTATGTTTTCAGCACTGATTTTTCTGCGAATGG GGTATATCGTCGGAAATGCGGGATTATTGGTCACTCTAGCACAGTTTATGATAGCTTATCTCATTCTGGTGTTTACGGTCTCGTCGATTTGTGCGATTTCGACGAACGGGGCTGTGGAAGGGGGCGGTGCCTATT tTATGATAAGCCGGACCCTAGGGCCCGAATTCGGGGGCTCAATCGGcacgttattttttatggcAAATATCGTCAGCAGTGCCCTATGTATCGCAGGGTGCGTGGAAGGCCTAGTCGAAAATTTTGGCCCTTCCGGTTATTTAGTCAAGGGATTAATCCCGGACGGCCACTGGTGGCAGTTCCTCTACTGCGTCAGTCTCAATACTTTAAACCTTCTAATTTGCTTAATAGGGGCTGCCATGTTTGCCAAAACCACAGTTATAATTCTCACAATCGTGTCAATATGTCTAGGAATcacaattttcagtttcttgtACCAAGGCCCCAAACAAGTGGCCGTGCCTGACTCAAACAgtctcatttttcaaaatgagaCAATCcgtgtttttgaaaattacacaGGGTTGTATACGGAAACGTTGCGGTCGAATTTGTGGCAACAGTACGGCAAGGATTACACAGCTAATGGTGAATTGGTGAATTTTGCCTCAGTTTTTGGGGTGCTTTTTTCGGGGGTTACTGGAATCATGGCAGGGGCCAACATGAGCG gtgaattaaaAAATCCGGGAAAGTCGATCCCGAGTGGCACTTTATCGGCCGTAGGCTTCACTTTAATAGTGTACATAATGGTTTCATTTTTTACCGCTTTTACTTGTACGGCCGATTTGATGCAAAACAACTACTTATTTATGGCGGGGGTTAGTGTTTTTCCCCCTAGTGTGGCAATAGGGCTGTTAACAGCCACGTGGTCGGCGGCTTTAAGCAACGTAATTGGGGGCTCCCGTGTCTTGGAGGCTTTAgcaaaagataatgttttTG GTCCGCTATTATCCTTCATCCCGAAAGGGACATGGAAGGGCAACCCCGTGGCCGCCGTTCTAGTCTCCTGGCTCCTTGTCCAACTTGTCCTTTTTATCGGATCCCTCAATATCATCGCCCAGTTAAATTCAGTCCTCTTTCTTTTAAGCTACTTAGCCACGAATTTAGCTTGTTTGGGCCTTGAACTCGCAAGCGCCCCTAATTTCCGTCCCtctttcaaatatttcacCTGGCATACTGCCTTCATCGGGCTTTTGGGGACTATAATCATGATGTTTGTGATTAGTCCAATTTACGCCGCCTGTAGCATTCTCTTGTGTCTCTGTTTGGTTGTATTTCTGCACCTGTTTTCGCCCTCGAAAGAGGCGCATTGGGGAAGTATCTCCCAAGCCTTGATCTTCCACCAAGTCCGCAAATACCTCCTCCTGCTTGACTCCCGCAAAGACCATGTGAAATTCTGGCGGCCCCAAATGCTCCTACTTGTGAATAGCCCTCGTTCGGCGTGTCCCCTAATCGATTTTATCAACGATTTGAAAAAAGGAGGGTTGTACGTCCTGGGGCATGTCGTAAAAGGCGACCCTGATTTGCCAGGGCCGGACCCAACTCTCGACATGCAGTTGCATTGGTTAAATTTGGTCGATCATTTGAAAGTCAAGGCTTTTGTCGAGTTGACTGTGGCCCCCTCTGTGAGGGACGGCTTGAGACATTTGGCAAGACTGTCAGGAATGGGGGCCATGAAGCCTAATACTGTGGTTTTGGGTTTTTTGGATGAGGAACACCAACAAGATTTTCTGCAAAGTAGCGACTCCTCGTAccaaaataacgattttggtAATGATGTGTTTCCTCTGAATTCGCAAGAAAAGCTGGAGGCTTTGGAGTACGTCCAAATGATGGGGGACGTACTCAAGATGAACAAAAACCTATGTTTGTGTCGGAATTTTTCGCGGTTGAAGAAAGACACGAAGAAAAATTGGTCAAAGAAATATATAGATGTGTGGCCTGTTAATTTCTTAAATCCGGGCGAGATGGATGCGTTTGATACGACTTCGTTGTTTATGATGCAGTTGGCGTGTATTGTTAACATGGTGCCCCTTTGGAGTCGCCTTAAACTGCGTCTGTGTATTTGTGACGAGGCGAGACAGACTCGCTTTACATTAAGTCCGAACGGGCAAAGTCACATGGAGAAGTTAAATTTGTTGTTGAAGAGATTGAGGATTGCGGCGGTGCCGTTTCCAGTTCCCGGGTGGAGTAATGTGATTGAATCGCACGGAAATCACATGGAAACATACTTAAAAAG CGTTAATAATTTGATATTGCAACAAACTTCAGACACGGTAGTGACCTTTATATACCTTCCACCGCCCCCAAATGACGATTCTGAGGCAGAGGCCTATTACCAAAAATTGGACATTATCTCACGGGACCTTCCCCCGACGATGTTTGTTCACGGCGTCAGCACAGTTACGTCCACAACTTTATAA
- the Blos2 gene encoding biogenesis of lysosome-related organelles complex 1 subunit 2 isoform X1 yields MAEEVDSEGVTDSPKKGKRASHLPEVMISLGPTLSTSTSSFEALDPHDPNLSRLATTMFNKTSDYLYGELTSTLDDYRLLENMNRATITKYSDMKHIAANVSKSMQELNEKYNSLQPYLQQIDQIEDSVVKLEQAAYKLDAYSKRLEAKFKSLEKR; encoded by the exons atGGCTGAAGAAGTTGACTCCGAGGGTGTGACAGACTCCCCCAAAAAAGGTAAACGCGCGTCACATCTTCCCGAAGTAATGATTTCGTTAGGTCCGACTTTGTCGACCTCGACTTCGAGTTTCGAGGCTTTGGACCCGCACGACCCCAATTTGAGCCGTTTAGCCACTACCATGTTTAATAAAACGTCTGATTACTTATACGGCGAGTTAACTTCAACTCTCGATGATTACCGTTTGCTTGAAAACATGAATCGTGCGACGATTACGAAATATTCAGACATGAAACACATCGCTGCTAACGTTTCAAAAAGCATGCAAGAATTAAACGAGAAAT ACAATTCTCTGCAACCGTACTTGCAACAAATTGATCAAATTGAGGACAGTGTTGTGAAATTAGAACAGGCTGCATATAAATTGGACGCGTACTCAAAACGGTTAGAGGCCAAGTTCAAGAGTTTAGAAAAACGATAA
- the Blos2 gene encoding biogenesis of lysosome-related organelles complex 1 subunit 2 isoform X2, whose product MAEEVDSEGVTDSPKKGPTLSTSTSSFEALDPHDPNLSRLATTMFNKTSDYLYGELTSTLDDYRLLENMNRATITKYSDMKHIAANVSKSMQELNEKYNSLQPYLQQIDQIEDSVVKLEQAAYKLDAYSKRLEAKFKSLEKR is encoded by the exons atGGCTGAAGAAGTTGACTCCGAGGGTGTGACAGACTCCCCCAAAAAAG GTCCGACTTTGTCGACCTCGACTTCGAGTTTCGAGGCTTTGGACCCGCACGACCCCAATTTGAGCCGTTTAGCCACTACCATGTTTAATAAAACGTCTGATTACTTATACGGCGAGTTAACTTCAACTCTCGATGATTACCGTTTGCTTGAAAACATGAATCGTGCGACGATTACGAAATATTCAGACATGAAACACATCGCTGCTAACGTTTCAAAAAGCATGCAAGAATTAAACGAGAAAT ACAATTCTCTGCAACCGTACTTGCAACAAATTGATCAAATTGAGGACAGTGTTGTGAAATTAGAACAGGCTGCATATAAATTGGACGCGTACTCAAAACGGTTAGAGGCCAAGTTCAAGAGTTTAGAAAAACGATAA
- the LOC100142262 gene encoding ceramide-1-phosphate transfer protein: MALENNEKFDLKVVQDNFSTALCEEDDVQLQSYLNSYEELNKFFTLMGTVFGFVSKDLKSKMEILAEFLANEKTSDNFTTVKKMIEYERDNQLLHKKGYTSGSRTLLRLHRGLDFIREFLKNVGELKDEENTGAVCRDAYDRTLAKHHPFMIRKGAQIAMYTLPTREQLLKRVCGDEASVREALETLPKTLDATDAVYMRIEALYTQYDLHALP; encoded by the exons ATGGCTTTagaaaataacgaaaaattcGACTTGAAAGTGGTCCAAGACAACTTTTCGACCGCTCTGTGTGAAGAAGACGACGTGCAGCTCCAGTCGTACCTCAACAGTTATGAAGAATTAAATAA GTTTTTTACACTAATGGGCACAGTTTTCGGTTTCGTGAGCAAAGACCTCAAATCTAAAATGGAGATTTTAGCCGAATTCCTCGCAAACGAGAAAACATCGGATAATTTCACAACCGTGAAAAAAATGATTGAGTACGAACGCGACAATcaattattacacaaaaaggGGTACACGTCCGGTAGTCGCACTTTGCTGCGCTTGCACCGCGGATTGG ATTTCATTCgcgagtttttgaaaaatgtgggCGAGCTGAAAGACGAGGAAAACACTGGGGCTGTGTGCCGGGACGCCTACGACCGCACCTTAGCCAAGCACCACCCGTTCATGATACGCAAGGGGGCCCAAATCGCCATGTACACCCTGCCTACGCGGGAGCAACTCTTGAAGAGGGTCTGCGGTGATGAAGCCAGTGTTCGGGAGGCCCTCGAAACGCTACCAAAGACTCTAGATGCCACAGATGCCGTGTATATGCGAATTGAAGCCTTGTACACGCAGTATGATCTCCACGCCTTGCCTTAA